The Sorangiineae bacterium MSr11367 genome window below encodes:
- a CDS encoding DUF72 domain-containing protein, whose amino-acid sequence MEKTITLGCAGFPVPATRYFKEFLFVEIQEVHVSPGTGTIRRWRREAPEGFDFSVVAPRDIGQEGFRSGKVIESALKSLREVSKELVASTAVFVAPPDFSSSRANKAMVKEFLGSIQRKFDRIVWEAPTSWDPDDAASLAEDAGAIAARDPLTQGIGEGAVAYYRLPGPAGHKSRYEDPAIERLADLARSAEHDDATYVFTNVDMFADAKRLKKALKLA is encoded by the coding sequence ATGGAAAAGACGATTACTCTGGGGTGCGCGGGCTTTCCGGTACCGGCGACGCGCTACTTCAAAGAGTTCCTCTTCGTCGAGATCCAAGAAGTGCACGTATCGCCCGGCACGGGCACCATCCGCCGCTGGCGCCGTGAGGCCCCGGAGGGCTTCGACTTCAGCGTGGTCGCCCCGCGCGACATCGGCCAAGAGGGCTTCCGCAGCGGCAAAGTCATCGAGAGCGCGTTGAAGTCGCTCCGCGAGGTGAGCAAAGAGCTCGTGGCCAGCACCGCCGTCTTCGTCGCCCCGCCCGATTTTTCGTCGAGCCGAGCGAACAAGGCGATGGTCAAAGAGTTCCTCGGCAGCATCCAGCGCAAGTTCGATCGCATCGTCTGGGAGGCCCCGACGTCGTGGGATCCCGACGATGCCGCGTCCCTCGCCGAAGATGCGGGCGCCATCGCGGCGCGCGATCCGCTGACGCAAGGCATCGGCGAAGGCGCCGTGGCCTACTACCGACTTCCGGGACCGGCTGGCCACAAGAGCCGTTACGAGGATCCGGCCATCGAGCGGCTTGCCGATCTCGCGCGCTCCGCCGAGCACGATGACGCGACCTACGTGTTCACCAACGTGGACATGTTCGCCGACGCAAAGCGTCTCAAGAAAGCGCTCAAGCTCGCCTAG